One Alnus glutinosa chromosome 3, dhAlnGlut1.1, whole genome shotgun sequence genomic region harbors:
- the LOC133862199 gene encoding probable E3 ubiquitin-protein ligase RHB1A translates to MGGCCCSSRKAHLHGTPVYFYCPPALGEHESLTSHDGAASALTAEFLIDWGLDVSTPDTFRSPPAPLPYDLVLGCTQSTYSESGRETISSSSFGTLTTCEDLEESDCKAQANSLSVSPRKLEIPNLNEPNVSVAEEEDDCPICLEEYDAENPSIMTRCEHHFHLSCILEWMERSGACPICDQEMTFDST, encoded by the exons ATGGGAGGTTGCTGCTGTTCTTCCAGAAAAGCTCATCTGCACGGAACACCTGTCTATTTCTAT TGTCCACCGGCTTTGGGAGAGCACGAGTCCCTGACATCTCACGATGGCGCAGCCTCTGCCCTCACAGCAGAATTCCTAATTGATTGGGGTCTGGATGTGTCGACCCCTGACACTTTCCGATCCCCTCCTGCACCTTTGCCATATGATTTGGTCTTGGGATGTACACAATCAACATATTCTGAGTCTGGCAGAGAAACAATTAGTAGCAGTAGCTTTGGAACTTTGACTACATGTGAAGATCTTGAGGAATCGGATTGCAAAGCTCAAGCCAATTCTTTGAGTGTCTCACCAAGGAAGTTAGAAATTCCAAATTTAAATGAACCTAATGTATCGGTTGCTGAAGAAGAGGATGATTGTCCAATTTGCCTCGAAG AGTATGATGCTGAGAATCCAAGTATTATGACGAGATGTGAACACCACTTTCACCTCTCATGCATTCTTGAATGGATGGAAAGAAGTGGTGCCTGCCCCATATGTGATCAG GAAATGACTTTCGATAGTACGTGA
- the LOC133864555 gene encoding pentatricopeptide repeat-containing protein At2g46050, mitochondrial: MLSKCRLSSIPTVYFKRQFSFPPTPFSAQTSQNAPKHGDPSHGTYSPLPLSRLRAKMTVSESTHFTDPRSAHSFCSDALKVSAKMGFLPEGKQLHAHIIKLGLYNALSSQNHILNVYVRCKEFNDAHRLFGEMRVRNVVSWNTVISGVVDCSSNNRSNLYLGFSYFRRMLLEKVGPDDITFNGMFRACIELDDVVIGRELHCFVMKVGFDLNSFVGSALVNSYAKCGLVEDARRAFDGVLSRDLVLWNVMVSCYVSNCLVEEALGVFNLMRLGGLKGDEFTFSSLLSSCGALGSCNLGKQIHGLIVRKSFDLDVQVASVLIDMYAKSENIDDARKAFDRMTIRNVVSWNTMIVAYGHCGDGKEAMNLLREMIQADFCPDELTLSSILSSCGNVSATSEIMQVHAFTVKFGFQLFLSISNALIHAYSKCGSILGAYECFRSVLEPDLVTWTSIVCAYAFHGLAREATNLFEKMLSYGMRPDPIIFLGVLSACSHGGLVKEGLHYFNLMTNYYQIVPHSEHYTCLTDLLGRAGLLDEAFDVLTLMPIETGSNTLGAFIGACKVHKNVELAKWAAEKLFALEPNKPVNYTLMSNMYASERSWLDVAGVRKMMRDRCDSKVPGYSWMEIAGDVHTFVSSDKSHPQSVELYAVLGTLLRLMKEENSIFSMLKLTVF; the protein is encoded by the coding sequence ATGCTGTCCAAATGCCGCTTATCTTCAATCCCCACCGTCTATTTCAAACGACAATTCTCCTTCCCGCCAACCCCCTTCTCAGCTCAAACCAGCCAAAACGCCCCAAAACACGGAGACCCATCTCACGGAACCTACTCGCCTCTCCCTCTAAGCCGACTCAGAGCTAAAATGACTGTTTCCGAGTCAACCCATTTCACCGACCCTCGCTCAGCCCATTCTTTTTGCTCCGACGCCCTCAAAGTCTCAGCCAAAATGGGTTTTCTTCCCGAAGGAAAACAACTACATGCACATATAATAAAGTTGGGATTGTATAACGCGTTGTCCTCGCAAAATCATATCTTGAATGTTTATGTCAGGTGCAAGGAGTTCAATGATGCACATAGACTGTTCGGTGAAATGCGTGTTAGAAACGTGGTGTCGTGGAATACAGTGATTTCTGGTGTTGTTGACTGTAGTAGCAATAATAGGTCGAATCTGTATCtgggtttttcttattttaggagAATGTTGTTGGAAAAGGTAGGGCCAGATGATATAACTTTTAATGGTATGTTTCGTGCATGCATTGAGTTGGATGATGTTGTGATTGGTAGAGAATTGCATTGTTTCGTGATGAAAGTGGGGTTTGACTTGAATAGTTTTGTTGGTAGTGCCCTTGTCAATTCGTATGCAAAATGTGGCTTGGTGGAAGATGCGAGGCGTGCTTTTGATGGTGTTTTGTCTAGAGATTTGGTTTTGTGGAATGTGATGGTGTCTTGCTATGTTTCAAATTGTTTGGTTGAAGAGGCTCTTGGGGTCTTCAATTTGATGCGGTTGGGAGGTTTGAAGGGAGATGAGTTTACATTTAGTAGCCTGCTGAGTTCTTGTGGTGCTTTGGGATCTTGTAATTTGGGAAAGCAGATCCATGGCCTCATCGTTAGAAAGTCATTTGACTTAGATGTTCAAGTGGCGAGTGTGCTCATTGATATGTATGCAAAGAGTGAAAATATAGATGATGCTCGCAAGGCTTTTGATAGGATGACCATTAGAAATGTTGTGTCTTGGAACACTATGATTGTGGCCTATGGACATTGTGGAGATGGGAAGGAGGCTATGAATCTTCTCCGGGAAATGATCCAGGCAGATTTCTGTCCTGATGAATTAACTCTTTCTAGTATCCTTAGTTCATGTGGCAACGTGTCTGCCACTAGTGAAATTATGCAGGTCCACGCTTTCACTGTTAAGTTTGggtttcaattatttttatcaatttccAATGCTCTGATACATGCATATTCCAAGTGTGGTAGCATCCTTGGTGCATATGAATGTTTTAGATCTGTTTTGGAGCCTGATCTTGTTACATGGACCTCGATTGTATGTGCATATGCATTCCATGGTCTTGCCAGAGAAGCTACGAACTTATTTGAGAAGATGTTATCTTATGGCATGAGGCCAGATCCAATCATTTTTCTTGGGGTTCTCTCTGCCTGTAGCCACGGGGGGCTGGTAAAGGAGGGGCTTCATTACTTCAATTTAATGACCAATTACTACCAAATTGTTCCACACTCAGAGCATTATACCTGTCTTACTGACCTCCTTGGCCGAGCTGGTCTTTTGGATGAGGCATTTGATGTTTTGACCTTAATGCCAATAGAAACTGGGTCGAACACCTTGGGAGCATTCATTGGGGCATGCAAAGTCCATAAGAATGTGGAATTAGCAAAGTGGGCTGCAGAAAAGCTATTTGCATTAGAGCCGAACAAGCCTGTAAATTATACTTTAATGTCTAACATGTATGCTTCTGAAAGAAGTTGGCTTGATGTGGCAGGAGTACGCAAAATGATGAGGGACAGATGTGATTCTAAAGTTCCAGGTTATAGCTGGATGGAGATTGCTGGTGATGTTCATACGTTTGTGTCAAGTGATAAATCCCACCCACAATCTGTTGAGTTGTATGCTGTGTTAGGAACATTGCTTAGGTTGATGAAGGAGGAAAATTCCATATTTTCCATGTTAAAGCTGACAGTTTTCTAG
- the LOC133864012 gene encoding calmodulin-binding receptor-like cytoplasmic kinase 2: MKSPTPEYGRRNPSSGVRSTPDRAPYSPAYSEASTARSSTSGSRSRVAVAAKSVAGVFVGCFTPPESKSSTNSFADSVDFKAPSVASDGSRAGSERRRSSERGIYSSSNNSTHNSIHGREPGSLRFTMEEIFRATRNFSPSFKIGQGGFGTVFKGRLEDGTVVAVKRAKKSVYDKHLGVEFQSEIQTLAQVEHLNLVKFYGCLEHGDERIVVVEYVPNGTLREHLDSIHGNMLDLAARLDVAIDVAHAVTYLHMYTDHPIIHRDIKSSNILLTENFRAKVADFGFARLAADSDSGATHVSTQVKGTAGYLDPEYLRTYQLTEKSDVYSFGVLLIELVTGRRPIEPKREMKERITAKWAIKKFTEGDAISILDPKLECSSANHVALEQILELALQCVAPRRQNRPIMRRCAEILWNIRKDYREQSSSDLRSVSSFSQRSISVREE; the protein is encoded by the exons atgaaGAGCCCAACCCCAGAGTACGGTCGTCGAAACCCTAGTTCAGGAGTACGTAGCACGCCGGACCGCGCGCCATACTCGCCCGCATACTCTGAGGCCTCGACCGCGCGGAGTTCCACCTCAGGCAGCCGGAGCCGCGTCGCCGTCGCAGCCAAATCGGTCGCGGGAGTCTTCGTCGGGTGTTTCACTCCCCCGGAGTCCAAGAGCTCCACCAATAGCTTCGCGGACTCCGTGGACTTCAAAGCTCCTTCTG TTGCATCGGATGGTTCAAGAGCTGGTAGTGAGAGAAGACGTAGTTCAGAGCGAGGGATCTATTCCAGTTCAAATAACTCAACACATAACTCAATACATGGGCGAGAGCCTGGGAGTTTAAGATTCACTATGGAGGAAATTTTCAGGGCCACGAGGAATTTCTCCCCCTCCTTCAAGATTGGACAAGGTGGTTTTGGGACAGTATTCAAGGGGAGACTGGAAGATGGAACTGTTGTTGCAGTAAAGCGTGCTAAGAAG AGTGTGTATGATAAGCATTTGGGAGTGGAATTCCAAAGTGAGATTCAAACACTGGCACAGGTGGAACATTTGAATTTGGTCAAGTTTTATGGATGCTTGGAGCATGGAGATGAAAGAATTGTTGTTGTGGAGTACGTTCCCAATGGAACCCTCAGAGAACACTTGGATT CTATTCATGGCAACATGCTTGACCTCGCTGCACGGCTAGATGTTGCAATTGATGTGGCCCATGCTGTCACATATCTTCATATGTATACAG ATCATCCTATCATTCATAGAGACATAAAATCTTCCAACATTCTCCTCACTGAAAACTTTAGAGCCAAAGTAGCTGACTTTGGTTTTGCTAGACTGGCAGCCGACAGTGATTCAGGTGCTACCCATGTGTCTACCCAAGTTAAAGGAACTGCTGGCTACTTAGACCCAGAGTACCTCAGAACTTATCAACTTACCGAGAAGAGTGACGTTTATTCATTTGGTGTGTTATTGATTGAACTAGTCACAGGCAGGCGTCCAATTGAACCAAAACGAGAAATGAAGGAGCGGATAACGGCAAAATGG GCCATAAAGAAGTTTACCGAAGGAGATGCTATTTCAATCTTGGACCCAAAGCTGGAATGCTCTTCTGCAAATCACGTAGCCCTTGAACAGATTCTTGAACTAGCCTTACAGTGTGTGGCTCCACGTAGACAGAATCGGCCTATTATGAGGAGGTGTGCAGAGATCCTTTGGAACATCCGAAAGGATTACAGAGAACAATCATCTTCAGACTTGCGTTCAGTCTCCTCCTTTTCCCAAAGGAGCATCTCGGTAAGAGAAGAGTGA
- the LOC133864479 gene encoding uncharacterized protein LOC133864479 isoform X1: protein MGFSSILCPSSNSILSLFLLYSCFFGLCHMYDELGYNTFTVSSFSYPRTTLRPFDLRYIRVDLPSWFSSMSIVLNSDVELDAVSIKKARPSMLPIICFRDGSPPLPDVSNISLNDSVLVPLSNGSFGGIQALQNVEQCFPMQKNITMKLTNEQISPGAWYFGLFNGVGPTRTQSKMIVRGPAYSFSANVTVEGCTTSTTWGPYCNQTVDPLSCVPSDSYFPAGNLSGAMPYNQTNENVVSCRSTFETSCLGDGEPKVYSLDVVGVAEQFTIMAMGIKFNVTAANNSGNVSEINLMCFARHGAIPSATLHDYSSNISVAPLSIRSPKVGRWYIAILPVNISKELGGTRNTTTKVCYSMETQVLECPIGKAGSNCTWERYVLQTVLRRDSNPFESYYLPVSAKVSSDSANFPLEPLVSNSSYGGKPVDSWTYFLLDVPRGAAGGNMRIRLTSDTNIDYEVYARFGGLPSLDSWDYYYANSTKSSDGSMFFMLYNSSKEKVDFYLLYVREGTWGFGLRHLNATNNAAKDQTIMSVSLERCPKRCSFHGECRIAFDASGLTSYSFCSCDRRHGGFDCGIEIVSHQGHIWQSICLIGSNAAAVLPAFWALRQKALAEWVIYTSSGISSGLYHACDVGTWCALTFNVLQFMDFWLSFMAVVSTFVYLATIDEDLKRAIHTAVAILTALMAATKATRSSNIILVIAIGALGLLIGWLIEISTACRLCSFSIGFSLNTPNRWQAIKDWFQNLIKTFFRRFLWGFMLAGFTALAMAAISWKLETSESYWVWHSVWHVTIYMSSFFFLCSKTKTIAINNENQRTPVGNYELTRQDSFSRGERMA from the exons atggGTTTCAGTTCGATTCTGTGCCCTTCTTCCAATTCGATTCTCAGTCTATTCCTTCTCTATTCTTGTTTTTTTGGCCTCTGTCATATGTACGACGAACTGGGTTACAACACCTTCACCGTCTCCAGCTTTAGCTATCCTCGGACCACGCTCAGGCCCTTTGATTTGCGCTATATTAGAG TTGATTTGCCATCATGGTTCTCTTCAATGTCTATAGTGTTGAACTCGGATGTAGAGCTC GATGCTGTAAGCATAAAAAAGGCTCGTCCAAGCATGCTGCCAATTATTTGCTTCAGAGATGGTAGCCCCCCACTTCCAGATGTCtcaaacatttctctaaatGATTCAG TGTTAGTTCCCCTCTCTAATGGCTCGTTTGGAGGAATTCAAGCTCTTCAGAATGTGGAGCAGTGCTTTCCTATGCAGAAAAATATCACAATGAAGTTGACAAATGAGCAG ATATCTCCAGGAGCTTggtattttggtcttttcaATGGCGTTGGACCTACAAGGACACAGTCAAAAATG ATTGTCCGCGGCCCAGCATACTCCTTCAGTGCCAATGTTACTGTGGAAGGATGCACGACCTCAACGACATGGGGCCCGTACTGCAACCAGACAGTGGATCCTCTCTCATGTGTTCCATCTGACAGCTACTTTCCTGCAGGAAATCTTTCAGGAGCCATGCCATACAACCAGACAAATGAAAATGTGGTTTCTTGTAGAAGTACTTTCGAAACTTCTTGCCTTGGAGATGGTGAACCAAAAGTATACTCCTTGGATGTTGTGGGAGTGGCTGAACAGTTTACCATTATGGCAATGGGTATCAAGTTCAATGTAACAGCAGCAAATAACAGTGGGAatgttagtgaaattaatttaaTGTGTTTTGCTCGGCATGGTGCAATTCCATCGGCCACTCTGCATGATTATTCCAGTAACATAAGTGTAGCTCCCTTGTCTATTCGCTCCCCAAAGGTTGGGCGCTGGTATATTGCTATTTTACCTGTTAATATTTCAAAAGAACTTGGAGGGACTCGGAACACTACTACAAAAGTTTGCTATTCCATGGAAACACAAGTTCTTGAATGTCCCATAGGGAAGGCTGGATCAAATTGTACATGGGAAAGATACGTCCTTCAG ACAGTTCTCAGGAGAGACTCAAACCCCTTTGAATCCTATTATTTGCCGGTCAGTGCAAAAGTATCGTCAGATTCAGCCAATTTTCCTCTCGAGCCCCTTGTAAGCAACTCCTCGTATGGTGGAAAACCAGTTGATAGTTGGACTTACTTTCTTTTGGATGTTCCTCGTGGTGCAGCTGGAGGAAATATGCGTATTCGACTGACATCAGATACAAACATAGATTATGAAGTATATGCTAGATTTGGTGGATTACCGTCTCTTGATAGTTGGGATTATTATTATGCAAACAGTACAAAAAGTAGTGATGGCTCCATGTTTTTCATGTTGTATAATTCTAGCAAAGAAAAGGttgatttttatcttttatatgtTAGAGAAGGAACTTGGGGTTTTGGATTGAGGCATCTTAATGCCACTAACAATGCTGCCAAAGATCAAACTATCATGTCTGTTTCCCTTGAAAGATGCCCAAAAAGATGCTCCTTTCATGGGGAATGCAGAATTGCTTTTGATGCTAGTGGATTGACATCATACAG cttCTGCTCTTGTGATCGAAGGCATGGAGGCTTTGACTGTGGCATTGAAATTGTGTCACATCAAG GGCACATATGGCAATCGATTTGTCTTATTGGGTCAAATGCTGCGGCTGTACTTCCTGCCTTTTGGGCCCTTCGACAGAAG GCATTGGCAGAGTGGGTGATATACACATCTAGCGGTATTTCAAGTGGATTATATCATGCTTGTGATGTGGGCACGTGGTGTGCATTAACCTTTAATGTCTTGCAG tttatggacttttggctCTCTTTCATGGCTGTGGTGAGCACTTTCGTGTACCTAGCTACTATTGATGAAGATCTTAAGAGGGCAATTCACACAGCTGTAGCTATTCTTACAGCCCTCATGGCTGCGACTAAGGCAACCAG GTCTTCCAATATTATTCTTGTGATAGCAATTGGGGCTTTGGGTCTTCTTATTGGATGGCTGATAGAGATCTCTACTGCATGTAGGTTGTGCTCCTTTTCGATCGGGTTCTCTTTAAATACGCCCAACAG ATGGCAAGCTATTAAAGACTGGTTTCAAAATCTTATCAAGACATTTTTTAGACGGTTCCTGTGGGGATTTATGTTAGCAGGTTTCACTGCATTAGCCATGGCAGCAATAAGCTGGAAACTGGAAACCAGTGAAAGCTACTGGGTTTGGCACAG TGTTTGGCATGTGACAATATATATGTCTTCGTTCTTCTTCCTTTGttcgaaaacaaaaacaattgcCATAAATAACGAGAATCAAAGAACCCCAGTTGGAAATTATGAGTTGACTCGGCAAGATTCATTCTCAAGAGGTGAGAGAATGGCTTAG
- the LOC133864479 gene encoding uncharacterized protein LOC133864479 isoform X2 encodes MGFSSILCPSSNSILSLFLLYSCFFGLCHMYDELGYNTFTVSSFSYPRTTLRPFDLRYIRVDLPSWFSSMSIVLNSDVELDAVSIKKARPSMLPIICFRDGSPPLPDVSNISLNDSVLVPLSNGSFGGIQALQNVEQCFPMQKNITMKLTNEQISPGAWYFGLFNGVGPTRTQSKMIVRGPAYSFSANVTVEGCTTSTTWGPYCNQTVDPLSCVPSDSYFPAGNLSGAMPYNQTNENVVSCRSTFETSCLGDGEPKVYSLDVVGVAEQFTIMAMGIKFNVTAANNSGNVSEINLMCFARHGAIPSATLHDYSSNISVAPLSIRSPKVGRWYIAILPVNISKELGGTRNTTTKVCYSMETQVLECPIGKAGSNCTWERYVLQTVLRRDSNPFESYYLPVSAKVSSDSANFPLEPLVSNSSYGGKPVDSWTYFLLDVPRGAAGGNMRIRLTSDTNIDYEVYARFGGLPSLDSWDYYYANSTKSSDGSMFFMLYNSSKEKVDFYLLYVREGTWGFGLRHLNATNNAAKDQTIMSVSLERCPKRCSFHGECRIAFDASGLTSYSFCSCDRRHGGFDCGIEIVSHQGHIWQSICLIGSNAAAVLPAFWALRQKALAEWVIYTSSGISSGLYHACDVGTWCALTFNVLQFMDFWLSFMAVVSTFVYLATIDEDLKRAIHTAVAILTALMAATKATRLCSFSIGFSLNTPNRWQAIKDWFQNLIKTFFRRFLWGFMLAGFTALAMAAISWKLETSESYWVWHSVWHVTIYMSSFFFLCSKTKTIAINNENQRTPVGNYELTRQDSFSRGERMA; translated from the exons atggGTTTCAGTTCGATTCTGTGCCCTTCTTCCAATTCGATTCTCAGTCTATTCCTTCTCTATTCTTGTTTTTTTGGCCTCTGTCATATGTACGACGAACTGGGTTACAACACCTTCACCGTCTCCAGCTTTAGCTATCCTCGGACCACGCTCAGGCCCTTTGATTTGCGCTATATTAGAG TTGATTTGCCATCATGGTTCTCTTCAATGTCTATAGTGTTGAACTCGGATGTAGAGCTC GATGCTGTAAGCATAAAAAAGGCTCGTCCAAGCATGCTGCCAATTATTTGCTTCAGAGATGGTAGCCCCCCACTTCCAGATGTCtcaaacatttctctaaatGATTCAG TGTTAGTTCCCCTCTCTAATGGCTCGTTTGGAGGAATTCAAGCTCTTCAGAATGTGGAGCAGTGCTTTCCTATGCAGAAAAATATCACAATGAAGTTGACAAATGAGCAG ATATCTCCAGGAGCTTggtattttggtcttttcaATGGCGTTGGACCTACAAGGACACAGTCAAAAATG ATTGTCCGCGGCCCAGCATACTCCTTCAGTGCCAATGTTACTGTGGAAGGATGCACGACCTCAACGACATGGGGCCCGTACTGCAACCAGACAGTGGATCCTCTCTCATGTGTTCCATCTGACAGCTACTTTCCTGCAGGAAATCTTTCAGGAGCCATGCCATACAACCAGACAAATGAAAATGTGGTTTCTTGTAGAAGTACTTTCGAAACTTCTTGCCTTGGAGATGGTGAACCAAAAGTATACTCCTTGGATGTTGTGGGAGTGGCTGAACAGTTTACCATTATGGCAATGGGTATCAAGTTCAATGTAACAGCAGCAAATAACAGTGGGAatgttagtgaaattaatttaaTGTGTTTTGCTCGGCATGGTGCAATTCCATCGGCCACTCTGCATGATTATTCCAGTAACATAAGTGTAGCTCCCTTGTCTATTCGCTCCCCAAAGGTTGGGCGCTGGTATATTGCTATTTTACCTGTTAATATTTCAAAAGAACTTGGAGGGACTCGGAACACTACTACAAAAGTTTGCTATTCCATGGAAACACAAGTTCTTGAATGTCCCATAGGGAAGGCTGGATCAAATTGTACATGGGAAAGATACGTCCTTCAG ACAGTTCTCAGGAGAGACTCAAACCCCTTTGAATCCTATTATTTGCCGGTCAGTGCAAAAGTATCGTCAGATTCAGCCAATTTTCCTCTCGAGCCCCTTGTAAGCAACTCCTCGTATGGTGGAAAACCAGTTGATAGTTGGACTTACTTTCTTTTGGATGTTCCTCGTGGTGCAGCTGGAGGAAATATGCGTATTCGACTGACATCAGATACAAACATAGATTATGAAGTATATGCTAGATTTGGTGGATTACCGTCTCTTGATAGTTGGGATTATTATTATGCAAACAGTACAAAAAGTAGTGATGGCTCCATGTTTTTCATGTTGTATAATTCTAGCAAAGAAAAGGttgatttttatcttttatatgtTAGAGAAGGAACTTGGGGTTTTGGATTGAGGCATCTTAATGCCACTAACAATGCTGCCAAAGATCAAACTATCATGTCTGTTTCCCTTGAAAGATGCCCAAAAAGATGCTCCTTTCATGGGGAATGCAGAATTGCTTTTGATGCTAGTGGATTGACATCATACAG cttCTGCTCTTGTGATCGAAGGCATGGAGGCTTTGACTGTGGCATTGAAATTGTGTCACATCAAG GGCACATATGGCAATCGATTTGTCTTATTGGGTCAAATGCTGCGGCTGTACTTCCTGCCTTTTGGGCCCTTCGACAGAAG GCATTGGCAGAGTGGGTGATATACACATCTAGCGGTATTTCAAGTGGATTATATCATGCTTGTGATGTGGGCACGTGGTGTGCATTAACCTTTAATGTCTTGCAG tttatggacttttggctCTCTTTCATGGCTGTGGTGAGCACTTTCGTGTACCTAGCTACTATTGATGAAGATCTTAAGAGGGCAATTCACACAGCTGTAGCTATTCTTACAGCCCTCATGGCTGCGACTAAGGCAACCAG GTTGTGCTCCTTTTCGATCGGGTTCTCTTTAAATACGCCCAACAG ATGGCAAGCTATTAAAGACTGGTTTCAAAATCTTATCAAGACATTTTTTAGACGGTTCCTGTGGGGATTTATGTTAGCAGGTTTCACTGCATTAGCCATGGCAGCAATAAGCTGGAAACTGGAAACCAGTGAAAGCTACTGGGTTTGGCACAG TGTTTGGCATGTGACAATATATATGTCTTCGTTCTTCTTCCTTTGttcgaaaacaaaaacaattgcCATAAATAACGAGAATCAAAGAACCCCAGTTGGAAATTATGAGTTGACTCGGCAAGATTCATTCTCAAGAGGTGAGAGAATGGCTTAG